The proteins below are encoded in one region of Oscillospiraceae bacterium:
- a CDS encoding ferrous iron transport protein A codes for MNTLDKLPIGMSAYVKAIKSSNQTRRLLDLGLVKGTIVTALQKSPCGDPIAYDIRGAVIALRKEDARQIIISGGLPNE; via the coding sequence ATGAATACTTTAGATAAATTACCGATAGGAATGAGTGCTTACGTAAAAGCAATTAAATCTTCCAATCAAACGAGACGTCTTTTGGATTTAGGCCTTGTAAAAGGTACGATAGTAACTGCTCTTCAAAAAAGTCCTTGCGGAGACCCTATTGCTTATGATATACGTGGCGCTGTTATAGCTCTTCGAAAAGAGGATGCCCGACAGATAATAATTTCAGGAGGACTGCCAAATGAGTAA
- the yunB gene encoding sporulation protein YunB, which yields MYGVIILRCTSKKKSRSFKIFSIILIFISLLIIFIIVDLKTRPIVKSSLAAQADREAVKIINDIVIKELEDVTYESLVDVSRDNENNVTSIQTNIKQLNLLKARLNKEMLSYIEKMENEKIKIALGTLTGNEFLLGRGPEITYILDIYGIAHTSFINNFEAVGINQTRHSIFIEITVDVGAILTGYRTSSEVTTSVLAAETIIVGKVPQFYSGYNRLIENLN from the coding sequence ATGTACGGGGTGATTATATTGCGCTGTACATCTAAGAAAAAAAGCCGTTCTTTTAAAATTTTTTCTATTATTCTTATTTTTATATCTTTGTTGATAATATTTATAATAGTTGATTTGAAAACAAGACCTATTGTAAAATCTTCACTTGCAGCACAAGCAGACAGAGAGGCTGTAAAAATAATAAACGATATTGTTATAAAAGAGCTTGAAGATGTAACATATGAAAGTCTTGTAGATGTAAGCAGAGATAATGAAAATAATGTTACCTCAATTCAGACAAATATCAAGCAACTTAATTTACTTAAAGCAAGGCTAAATAAAGAAATGCTGAGCTATATTGAAAAAATGGAAAATGAAAAAATAAAAATTGCATTGGGAACCTTGACCGGTAATGAATTTCTTCTGGGAAGGGGCCCCGAGATAACATATATTCTTGATATATACGGAATTGCGCACACTTCTTTTATAAATAACTTCGAAGCTGTAGGAATAAATCAAACAAGGCACAGTATTTTTATAGAAATCACAGTAGATGTAGGCGCAATTCTTACAGGGTACCGAACATCAAGCGAGGTTACTACGTCGGTACTTGCGGCAGAAACAATAATTGTTGGAAAAGTTCCACAGTTTTATTCGGGCTATAATCGTTTAATCGAAAATCTTAATTAG
- a CDS encoding AMP-dependent synthetase: MKIAFSTLGCPDFSWSDIYTLAKDFGFHGIEMRGLGDSIFDVKAKPFTDENLPKTIEHLKELHLEIPCLSSGKSLKYAQQTQEAIDDLKEYISLAGKLGSSYIRVLGDEKAFPDGEVDDDVVFNALKQLIPYAEKENVTLLVETNGVYSDTKRLADLLNSLQSDSIGALWDIHHPFRYNNESPEQTLQNLGAYIKYVHVKDSVVIDGKVSYRLVGEGDLPFENVFLALRSINYEGYISLEWLKKYAPDLSSAGIVFPHFANFMAPYIGIGETRGKLYDNAEKTGKFIWPKNHLIDLTFPQLLDRVVDEFPDQYAFRYTALDYTRTYKEFRDDVDTFARSLIAMGVKAGDHVAIWATNVPAWYITFWATTKIGAVLVTVNTAYKIHEAEYLLRQSDTHTLVMVDGYKDSDYISIIKELCPELENHEKGKQLFMKRLPFLRNIITVESNQKGCYSWDEAIALADSVPVEEVFRRAASINKHDVCNMQYTSGTTGFPKGVMLTHYNVVNNGKAIGDCMDLSTADRMMIQVPMFHCFGMVLAMTASVTHGVTMSPIPAFSPKKGLDCINKEKITAFHGVPTMFIAMLSHPDFDKTDFSHMRTGIMAGSPCPIKVMKEVIEKMHMPQICITYGQTEASPATTMSKTTDSIDVRVNTVGSAIFGVECKIVDPETGEELPNNVDGEFCARGYNIMKGYYKMPQATAAAIDKDGWLHSGDLARRDENGNFKITGRIKDMIIRGGENIYPKEIEDFIYTHPKVSDVQVIGVPDKDYGEEIMACVILKPDVTSSEEEIKEFVLTHMAKHKVPKHVVFVDSFPMNAAGKILKYKMREQAVELLKLNDAASIETA; this comes from the coding sequence ATGAAAATCGCTTTTTCAACATTGGGCTGTCCTGATTTCAGTTGGTCGGACATCTATACCCTTGCTAAAGATTTTGGCTTTCACGGTATAGAAATGAGAGGTTTAGGAGATAGTATATTTGATGTAAAGGCAAAACCCTTTACCGATGAAAACTTACCTAAAACTATCGAACATCTCAAAGAGTTACATTTGGAAATTCCCTGTTTATCTTCAGGAAAAAGCTTAAAATACGCTCAACAAACACAGGAAGCTATTGACGACCTTAAAGAATATATTTCTCTTGCCGGAAAATTAGGAAGCTCGTATATAAGAGTTTTAGGTGACGAAAAAGCCTTTCCCGACGGTGAGGTTGATGATGACGTTGTTTTTAATGCTCTGAAACAGCTTATTCCCTATGCCGAAAAAGAAAACGTAACGCTTCTTGTTGAAACAAACGGTGTATATTCAGATACTAAGCGTCTTGCCGATTTGCTTAATTCATTACAGAGTGACAGTATAGGTGCTTTGTGGGATATTCATCATCCTTTCAGATACAACAATGAATCTCCTGAACAAACCCTTCAGAATTTAGGCGCATATATTAAGTATGTGCACGTCAAGGATTCTGTTGTAATCGACGGCAAGGTTTCCTACCGTCTTGTAGGAGAAGGCGACCTTCCATTTGAAAATGTTTTTCTTGCTCTTCGTTCAATAAATTACGAGGGCTATATTTCTTTGGAATGGCTCAAAAAATACGCTCCTGATTTATCTTCTGCCGGAATTGTATTTCCTCACTTTGCGAATTTTATGGCACCTTATATAGGCATTGGAGAAACTCGCGGAAAGCTTTATGACAATGCTGAAAAAACAGGTAAATTTATTTGGCCCAAAAATCATCTTATTGATTTGACCTTCCCTCAGCTTTTGGACAGAGTTGTTGATGAATTTCCCGACCAATATGCTTTCAGATACACTGCTCTTGATTATACAAGAACTTACAAGGAATTCCGTGATGATGTTGACACCTTTGCACGTTCGCTTATTGCTATGGGTGTTAAAGCCGGTGACCACGTAGCTATATGGGCTACAAATGTTCCTGCATGGTATATAACCTTCTGGGCAACAACAAAAATAGGTGCTGTTCTTGTTACTGTTAACACAGCTTATAAAATCCACGAGGCTGAATATCTTTTAAGGCAATCTGATACTCATACTCTTGTTATGGTTGACGGCTACAAGGATTCCGATTATATTTCTATCATTAAAGAATTGTGCCCTGAGCTTGAGAACCACGAAAAAGGCAAGCAGCTTTTTATGAAGCGTCTACCATTTTTAAGAAACATTATAACTGTCGAATCAAATCAAAAAGGCTGTTATTCTTGGGATGAAGCAATTGCACTTGCTGATTCTGTTCCTGTTGAAGAGGTATTCCGTCGTGCTGCTTCTATTAACAAGCATGACGTTTGCAATATGCAATACACTTCGGGAACAACAGGCTTCCCCAAGGGAGTTATGCTGACCCACTACAACGTTGTAAACAACGGAAAAGCCATCGGTGACTGTATGGATTTATCCACTGCCGACAGAATGATGATTCAGGTTCCTATGTTCCACTGCTTCGGAATGGTACTTGCCATGACAGCATCTGTTACTCACGGTGTTACTATGTCCCCTATTCCTGCTTTTTCTCCTAAAAAAGGATTAGATTGTATCAACAAAGAGAAAATCACTGCATTTCACGGTGTTCCCACTATGTTTATTGCTATGCTTTCTCACCCCGATTTCGATAAAACCGATTTTTCACATATGCGTACCGGAATTATGGCAGGAAGTCCTTGTCCTATCAAGGTTATGAAAGAAGTTATTGAAAAAATGCATATGCCTCAGATTTGTATTACCTATGGTCAGACCGAGGCTTCTCCTGCTACCACAATGTCTAAGACAACCGATTCTATTGACGTAAGAGTAAATACTGTAGGAAGTGCTATTTTCGGTGTTGAATGTAAAATTGTAGACCCCGAAACAGGTGAAGAATTACCTAATAATGTTGACGGTGAATTTTGCGCCCGTGGATACAACATTATGAAGGGCTATTACAAAATGCCCCAAGCAACTGCTGCAGCTATTGACAAAGACGGCTGGCTTCACAGCGGCGACCTTGCAAGACGTGATGAAAACGGAAACTTTAAAATCACAGGCCGTATTAAAGATATGATTATCAGAGGCGGCGAAAATATTTATCCCAAAGAAATTGAAGATTTCATCTATACTCATCCAAAGGTTTCCGATGTTCAGGTTATCGGCGTTCCTGATAAGGATTACGGCGAAGAAATTATGGCGTGTGTAATTCTAAAGCCTGATGTTACATCAAGTGAAGAAGAAATAAAGGAATTTGTGCTTACTCATATGGCAAAGCACAAGGTTCCCAAGCACGTTGTTTTTGTTGATTCATTCCCTATGAACGCTGCAGGAAAAATATTAAAATACAAAATGCGTGAACAAGCAGTTGAATTGCTTAAGCTAAACGACGCTGCTTCTATCGAAACAGCATAA
- a CDS encoding HlyD family efflux transporter periplasmic adaptor subunit, protein MKKYNIVSLISILIVLICTVVILNEKSTEIEIIKPIITTLKQTVSSNGRIEQKKTNKIYPESSGYVEKFYVEVGQKVKKGDEIALFIKYEASNMDNISIPDGIDIQNYIDNYSDEYEKEVIIANTDGTITQLNSSADKTKPVAIISDLTDLYIKADINEAQISNVYVGQQVIVTGDGFEGFEYTGEVTYISPVAKQVSHTTYTETVVSVTIDIINADEKIRPGFSANVGIITQVSENALTVPHEALSYDENNKSCVYILKNGKIESNYVETGLMSTNLIEITSGIEDGDIIIKNPPENLKTVQVFKLR, encoded by the coding sequence GTGAAAAAATATAATATTGTTTCCTTGATTTCAATACTTATTGTTTTAATATGCACGGTTGTTATTTTAAATGAAAAAAGCACGGAGATTGAAATAATAAAGCCTATAATTACAACATTAAAGCAGACGGTTTCCTCAAACGGAAGAATTGAACAGAAAAAAACAAATAAAATATATCCCGAGTCAAGCGGATATGTTGAAAAGTTTTACGTTGAAGTAGGACAGAAGGTAAAAAAAGGTGACGAAATTGCGCTATTTATCAAATATGAAGCTTCAAATATGGATAATATATCAATCCCCGACGGAATAGATATTCAAAATTATATTGATAATTATTCAGATGAATATGAAAAAGAGGTTATTATAGCTAATACAGACGGAACAATAACACAGCTTAATTCTTCTGCCGATAAAACAAAGCCTGTTGCTATAATATCTGATTTAACGGATTTGTATATAAAAGCTGATATAAACGAAGCTCAAATTTCCAATGTTTATGTAGGTCAACAGGTAATAGTTACAGGGGACGGCTTTGAAGGTTTTGAGTATACGGGAGAGGTGACATATATTTCTCCTGTTGCAAAGCAAGTAAGCCATACGACGTATACGGAAACGGTAGTATCTGTAACAATAGATATAATAAACGCAGATGAAAAAATACGTCCCGGTTTTTCTGCAAATGTAGGGATAATAACACAGGTATCGGAAAACGCTCTTACTGTGCCACACGAAGCGCTAAGCTACGATGAAAATAATAAAAGCTGTGTATATATTCTAAAAAACGGAAAAATAGAGTCAAATTATGTTGAAACAGGGTTAATGAGTACAAATTTAATTGAAATTACAAGCGGAATAGAAGACGGGGATATTATAATAAAAAATCCGCCTGAAAATTTAAAAACGGTGCAAGTGTTTAAATTGAGGTAA
- a CDS encoding alpha/beta-type small acid-soluble spore protein, translating to MKNKEFLNNMKNEVAREVGVTLKQGYNGDITARQAGSIGGQMVKKMIQQYEQSMSK from the coding sequence ATGAAAAACAAAGAATTTCTTAACAATATGAAAAACGAAGTTGCACGTGAAGTTGGCGTTACTTTAAAGCAAGGCTATAACGGTGATATCACAGCAAGACAGGCTGGTTCTATCGGCGGTCAGATGGTTAAAAAGATGATTCAGCAATACGAACAAAGTATGTCTAAATAA
- the gatC gene encoding Asp-tRNA(Asn)/Glu-tRNA(Gln) amidotransferase subunit GatC — protein MAIEREDILHIAKLSMLEIDEENIEKLSKDFNNIVDMVDKLGELKCDEELEISTEGLYNVLRADEVKESFDRDKILENAPQKKAGCFFVPKIVE, from the coding sequence ATGGCAATCGAAAGAGAGGATATTCTTCATATAGCAAAGCTTTCAATGCTGGAAATTGATGAAGAAAATATCGAAAAATTGAGTAAGGACTTTAATAATATCGTAGATATGGTTGATAAGCTTGGAGAGCTTAAATGTGATGAGGAGCTTGAAATATCAACAGAAGGTCTTTATAACGTACTTAGAGCTGATGAGGTTAAGGAATCCTTTGACAGAGATAAAATTCTTGAAAATGCACCTCAGAAAAAAGCAGGCTGCTTCTTTGTACCTAAAATCGTAGAATAG
- a CDS encoding FtsX-like permease family protein yields the protein MLKDIIKNAFKNLKRKKLRTFLTMLGIIIGISSVTTILSIGKSGEEAIMSEFDRFGLNGLTVKGVVDENGVKGQLDYKKMSLIKKSVNDVTQIMPVIYYYGNVTTNAGNKECMVWGIGDNAKKVISQTTIYGNNISKSDIMTSSNVCIIDNVLSKKLFNKENSVGMELKVLVNGVAIKLKVKGVVNVKESILMNTAGDYIPSFIYMPYTTIEDNLKVKEFDQLVINVKDGKDLDTVGNKIISLLSATTNTQNGYYVENMVKQKQKIENIINIVTGIVSAVAGVSLVVGGLGIMTIMLAAVTERKREIGIKKAVGATKWHILSEILAESVMITLMGAVVGLVLSAVIVGAANVFLGFESKINIIIMLLSLIFSAFVGIIFSVYPAKKASELLPINALRNE from the coding sequence ATGCTTAAAGATATAATAAAAAACGCATTTAAAAATTTGAAGAGAAAAAAACTACGTACTTTTCTTACAATGTTAGGTATAATTATAGGTATAAGCTCTGTAACCACCATACTTTCAATAGGAAAAAGCGGAGAAGAGGCTATAATGAGTGAGTTTGACCGTTTTGGTCTCAACGGACTTACTGTAAAAGGAGTTGTTGACGAAAACGGAGTAAAAGGACAGCTTGATTATAAAAAAATGTCACTTATTAAAAAAAGTGTAAATGACGTAACGCAAATAATGCCTGTAATTTATTATTACGGTAACGTTACAACAAATGCAGGTAATAAAGAATGTATGGTATGGGGAATAGGAGACAATGCCAAAAAAGTAATCTCTCAAACAACAATTTACGGAAACAATATTTCAAAATCTGATATTATGACCTCATCAAATGTCTGTATAATAGATAACGTTTTATCGAAGAAGCTTTTTAATAAAGAAAACAGTGTAGGTATGGAGCTTAAGGTATTAGTAAACGGAGTAGCAATAAAGTTAAAGGTAAAAGGGGTAGTAAACGTCAAAGAAAGTATATTGATGAATACTGCCGGTGATTATATCCCTTCTTTTATTTATATGCCTTATACAACAATAGAAGATAATTTAAAGGTAAAAGAATTTGACCAGCTTGTTATAAATGTAAAGGACGGAAAAGATTTAGACACAGTCGGAAATAAAATAATATCTCTTTTATCTGCAACAACAAATACTCAAAACGGCTACTATGTTGAAAATATGGTAAAACAAAAGCAGAAAATAGAAAACATAATAAATATTGTAACGGGAATTGTTTCTGCGGTTGCAGGAGTTTCCCTTGTTGTTGGCGGATTGGGAATAATGACAATAATGCTTGCAGCGGTAACAGAAAGGAAAAGAGAAATAGGAATAAAAAAAGCAGTAGGGGCAACGAAATGGCACATTTTAAGTGAAATTTTAGCCGAAAGCGTTATGATAACTCTTATGGGAGCAGTAGTCGGATTAGTGTTAAGTGCCGTAATTGTAGGTGCTGCAAATGTATTTTTAGGCTTTGAAAGCAAAATAAATATAATAATTATGCTATTGTCCTTGATTTTTTCTGCATTTGTTGGTATAATTTTCAGTGTATACCCTGCTAAGAAGGCGTCGGAGCTATTGCCGATAAATGCTTTGAGAAACGAATAG
- a CDS encoding MreB/Mrl family cell shape determining protein, with translation MFGYDIGIDLGTATVLIYIKGKGIVLQEPSVVAIDSYTKKVLRVGLEAQEMLGRTPGSIEAIRPLRDGVISDFEVTAKMLKYFIKKVCGNTIFKPRVVVCIPSIVTEVENRAVLDAAYQAGAKWAEVIEEPKAAAMGAGIDISKPNGNLIVDIGGGTSDVAVISFGDIVNSRSVKIAGDKFDEAIVKHIRKNHNVLIGDRTAEDIKIKIGCMVPRESDISMEVKGRCLLTGLPKNITVYSSEIMECLLEPAATITEAIHAVLEETPPELVGDISVNGVYMTGGGSLVYGFDKYISGKIGIDVRIADDPVCCVAKGTGYSLEYINVLRSSGKNRLFIN, from the coding sequence ATGTTTGGATACGATATAGGTATAGATTTAGGTACAGCAACAGTGCTTATTTATATAAAAGGAAAGGGAATAGTTTTACAGGAGCCGTCCGTTGTAGCTATTGACAGCTATACAAAAAAAGTTCTCAGAGTAGGCTTAGAGGCTCAGGAAATGCTTGGAAGAACTCCCGGAAGCATTGAAGCTATAAGACCTTTGCGTGACGGCGTTATTTCTGATTTTGAAGTAACTGCTAAAATGCTTAAATACTTTATTAAGAAGGTTTGCGGAAATACAATTTTTAAGCCCAGAGTAGTAGTATGTATCCCAAGTATTGTTACAGAGGTTGAAAACAGAGCTGTGCTTGATGCTGCATATCAGGCAGGCGCAAAATGGGCAGAGGTAATTGAAGAACCCAAGGCAGCGGCTATGGGCGCAGGAATTGATATTTCAAAGCCTAACGGAAATCTTATTGTTGATATCGGCGGCGGTACATCTGACGTTGCAGTTATTTCCTTTGGTGATATTGTTAATTCACGTTCAGTTAAAATTGCAGGAGATAAATTTGACGAAGCTATTGTTAAGCATATCCGTAAAAATCACAATGTGCTTATAGGTGACAGAACAGCAGAAGATATAAAGATAAAGATTGGCTGTATGGTGCCAAGAGAAAGCGATATTTCAATGGAAGTAAAGGGCCGTTGTTTGCTTACAGGTCTTCCTAAAAATATTACTGTTTATTCATCGGAGATTATGGAATGTCTGTTGGAGCCTGCTGCTACAATTACAGAGGCTATACACGCTGTTCTTGAAGAAACACCACCTGAGCTTGTAGGTGATATTTCTGTAAACGGAGTTTATATGACAGGCGGCGGAAGCCTTGTTTACGGATTTGATAAGTATATTTCAGGTAAAATCGGTATTGACGTAAGAATAGCAGATGACCCCGTGTGCTGTGTTGCTAAAGGAACAGGATATTCTCTTGAATATATCAACGTTTTGAGGTCATCAGGTAAAAACCGTTTGTTTATTAACTAA
- the ligA gene encoding NAD-dependent DNA ligase LigA: protein MEAEKRIDQLIAEIEYHNRRYYNEDNPEISDYQYDMLLRELEKLEEQYPHLKRAHSPTQRVGGEALKGFDEVVHQVPLESLQDAFSFEEIEDFDRRVREVVDNPTYVVELKIDGLSVSLEYENGVFIRGATRGNGIVGEDVTQNLKTVKSIPLVLENAPQSLIVRGEVYMPKKSFEAVNEAREKNSEPLFANPRNAAAGSLRLLDSKITASRGLDIFVFNLQVSSEDIALNHFESLEYLKKLGFKVSPCFNRFNNISQVIEEIDRLGQMREELSFDIDGAVVKVDSFTDRGRLGSTSKFPKWAIAFKYPPEKKPTKLIDIVINVGRTGVLTPNAVLEPVRLAGTTVSKATLHNKDYISQKDIRIGDTVIVQKAGDIIPEIVEVDKSKRTGNEKVFEMPKLCPECSSPVFEDESEVAVRCVNPECRAQTVRNIIHFCSKPAMDIEGLGTAVVETLVQESIISSSADLYYIKKEDIEALERQGEKSAQNLMDSIEKSKENDLSKLLFALGIRGVGEKAAKVISKKFKTLDNIENAPYEELVEIDDIGPVIAMSIVQFFELESTKHLITRLREAGVNTSSKETALSNKFENMTFVLTGTLETLKRDEAAALIEKHGGKVSSSVSKKTSIVVAGEEAGSKLKKANELNITVISEQEFLNMIGE from the coding sequence ATGGAAGCTGAAAAAAGAATAGACCAATTGATTGCTGAAATTGAATATCATAACCGTCGTTATTATAATGAGGATAACCCCGAAATTTCCGATTATCAGTACGATATGCTTTTAAGAGAGCTTGAAAAGCTTGAAGAGCAATATCCTCATTTAAAAAGAGCTCATTCTCCTACGCAACGAGTTGGCGGAGAAGCTTTAAAGGGCTTTGATGAGGTAGTTCATCAGGTGCCCCTTGAAAGTCTTCAGGATGCTTTTTCTTTTGAAGAGATAGAGGACTTTGACAGGCGGGTAAGAGAAGTAGTTGATAATCCTACTTATGTTGTTGAACTAAAAATTGACGGACTTTCAGTTTCTCTTGAATATGAAAACGGAGTTTTTATAAGGGGAGCTACAAGAGGTAACGGTATAGTAGGAGAAGATGTAACGCAAAATTTAAAAACAGTTAAATCTATTCCCTTGGTTTTGGAAAATGCACCTCAAAGCCTTATTGTACGTGGCGAAGTTTATATGCCTAAAAAAAGCTTTGAAGCAGTAAATGAAGCAAGAGAAAAAAATTCTGAACCCTTGTTTGCAAATCCAAGAAATGCCGCAGCAGGATCTTTAAGATTGCTTGATAGCAAAATTACAGCTTCAAGAGGTCTTGACATTTTTGTATTTAATCTTCAGGTAAGCTCTGAAGATATAGCATTAAATCACTTTGAAAGTCTTGAATATCTGAAAAAATTAGGCTTTAAGGTAAGTCCGTGTTTCAATAGATTTAATAATATTTCCCAAGTAATCGAAGAAATAGACAGATTGGGACAAATGAGAGAAGAGCTTAGTTTTGATATCGACGGAGCTGTTGTTAAGGTTGATAGCTTTACAGATAGAGGAAGATTGGGAAGCACCTCTAAGTTTCCTAAATGGGCAATAGCTTTTAAATATCCACCGGAAAAGAAGCCTACAAAGCTTATTGATATAGTTATAAACGTAGGAAGAACAGGAGTACTTACTCCTAACGCTGTTTTAGAGCCTGTAAGACTTGCAGGAACAACTGTGTCAAAAGCAACCTTGCACAATAAGGATTATATTTCCCAAAAGGATATAAGAATAGGTGATACTGTAATTGTTCAAAAGGCAGGGGACATAATTCCCGAAATTGTTGAGGTTGATAAATCAAAGAGAACAGGAAATGAAAAGGTATTTGAAATGCCTAAGCTTTGTCCTGAATGTTCATCGCCTGTTTTTGAAGACGAGTCAGAGGTAGCTGTCAGATGTGTAAACCCCGAATGTCGTGCACAGACGGTGCGCAATATTATACATTTTTGTTCAAAGCCTGCTATGGATATTGAAGGCTTAGGTACGGCAGTAGTTGAAACTTTGGTACAAGAGAGTATAATAAGCTCTTCGGCTGATTTGTATTATATAAAAAAAGAAGATATTGAAGCTTTGGAGCGTCAAGGCGAAAAATCTGCACAGAATTTGATGGATTCAATTGAAAAATCAAAAGAGAATGACCTTTCTAAACTGCTATTTGCATTAGGTATAAGAGGAGTCGGAGAAAAGGCGGCAAAGGTTATATCAAAGAAATTCAAAACTCTTGATAATATAGAAAATGCACCGTATGAAGAACTGGTTGAAATTGATGATATAGGCCCTGTAATTGCTATGAGTATAGTACAGTTTTTTGAACTTGAGTCTACAAAGCATCTTATAACAAGACTCAGAGAAGCAGGGGTAAATACCTCTTCCAAAGAAACTGCATTAAGCAATAAATTTGAAAATATGACCTTTGTTTTAACAGGAACGCTTGAAACTCTTAAACGTGATGAAGCGGCGGCTTTGATTGAAAAGCACGGCGGAAAGGTTTCTTCGAGTGTTTCTAAAAAGACAAGTATTGTAGTTGCGGGAGAAGAAGCCGGAAGCAAACTGAAAAAAGCAAATGAGCTTAATATAACTGTTATTTCCGAACAGGAATTTTTAAATATGATAGGAGAGTAA
- a CDS encoding rhamnulokinase, giving the protein MANKNFLAFDFGASSGRAIVGSFDGEKITLTETHRFLNEPVTIGKTFYWDFLRHMHDIKKGILNTVNAGYKIESIGIDTWGVDFGLLDEKGRLLSNPIHYRDIRNDGMIELVDELLGKDKVYEQTGIQFLSFNTINQLLSYTREDPETLKRAKTLLFIPDLMAYFLTGEMSTEYTIASTSQMLNPKTGDWSEPILEFLGIDKALFPKIVDPTDSKGKLSKEICEELGVEPIKVVAVAEHDTGSAVVAVPAKADEDFIYISCGTWSLMGAELENPMINKETFEANVTNEGGINRTTRFLKNIIGLWIMQESRRQWEREGNSLSFKDIDEFTAKAQPLKCFINPSDDLFMAPGNMPKRIYDYCKNSGQATPDSIGEISRCITDSLAMEYCYTLETMEKLLSKKYDTIHIIGGGVKDKFLCQCTANVTGRPVVAGPVEATALGNIGAQLLASGEIKDLAQMREVIANSFPCERYEPQDTELWKEAYQRFLKVTKRA; this is encoded by the coding sequence ATGGCAAATAAGAATTTTTTAGCTTTTGATTTCGGCGCATCCAGCGGACGTGCAATAGTAGGTAGTTTTGACGGTGAAAAGATTACTCTTACTGAAACACATAGATTTTTAAATGAACCTGTTACAATAGGAAAAACTTTTTATTGGGATTTCCTGAGGCATATGCACGACATTAAAAAAGGAATTTTAAATACTGTAAATGCAGGATATAAAATCGAAAGCATAGGAATAGATACCTGGGGTGTGGATTTCGGTCTTTTGGATGAAAAAGGAAGATTGCTTTCAAATCCCATTCATTATCGTGATATAAGAAATGACGGAATGATAGAGCTTGTAGATGAATTGCTTGGCAAAGATAAGGTTTATGAGCAAACGGGTATTCAGTTTTTAAGCTTTAATACCATAAATCAGCTTCTTTCATATACAAGAGAGGACCCTGAAACTTTAAAAAGAGCAAAAACTTTGCTGTTTATTCCCGATTTGATGGCTTATTTCTTAACAGGAGAAATGTCTACTGAGTATACTATTGCTTCTACCTCTCAGATGCTCAATCCTAAAACAGGGGATTGGTCTGAGCCTATTCTTGAATTTTTGGGAATAGATAAAGCTTTATTCCCAAAAATAGTTGACCCTACTGACAGTAAGGGTAAGCTTTCCAAAGAGATTTGTGAAGAATTGGGAGTAGAGCCTATAAAGGTAGTTGCCGTTGCTGAACATGATACCGGCTCTGCAGTAGTAGCTGTTCCTGCAAAGGCTGATGAAGATTTTATTTATATAAGCTGCGGCACCTGGTCTCTTATGGGGGCAGAGCTTGAAAATCCGATGATAAATAAAGAAACCTTTGAGGCAAATGTTACCAATGAGGGTGGAATAAACAGAACTACAAGATTTTTGAAAAATATAATCGGTCTTTGGATTATGCAGGAATCAAGACGTCAATGGGAGCGTGAGGGTAACAGCTTGTCATTTAAGGATATTGATGAGTTTACCGCAAAGGCACAGCCTCTTAAGTGCTTTATCAATCCTTCCGACGATTTGTTTATGGCACCCGGAAATATGCCTAAGAGAATTTATGATTACTGTAAAAACAGCGGTCAGGCTACTCCTGACAGTATAGGAGAAATATCTCGTTGTATTACTGACAGTCTTGCTATGGAATATTGCTATACTCTTGAAACAATGGAAAAATTACTTTCCAAAAAATATGATACTATTCATATTATCGGTGGCGGCGTAAAGGATAAATTCTTATGTCAATGCACTGCAAACGTTACGGGCAGACCTGTTGTTGCAGGCCCTGTTGAAGCGACTGCATTAGGTAACATTGGAGCGCAGCTTTTAGCAAGCGGAGAAATAAAAGACCTTGCACAGATGAGAGAGGTTATTGCAAATTCATTCCCCTGTGAAAGATATGAGCCTCAGGATACAGAGCTTTGGAAAGAAGCTTATCAGAGATTTTTGAAGGTTACCAAAAGAGCATAA